Part of the Corynebacterium canis genome is shown below.
TTATTGCCCGACAATGCCCTCGGCAGCTTCCGCCGATAGGTTGTGTGCGGCTCCGGATAGATTGTGTGCAGCCGTTGACCTGCGATCGTCCTGAATTTCTTCATTAGGGTGGTCAACGAAGAATGGAAAGACGCGCAGCGGGGTTTTTGGGCCAGATTCGTCCGGAATTTCTTCGTAAGGTCCCCGAATGAAGAATAGAAAGACCAGCCCAGGTCAGCGGTTGTGTACAACCCATCGGCGGCCTAGGCGGTGGCGCATAACCTAACGCCGCTGGGGTGACCTGGGGCCGAAATCGGCCGACGATTTTCCACGCTCAGACAGATTCGACATGCCGACCGCCGCGCGGCGGTGTTTCCGCAGGAGGCCGAACCCACCGCGTTAGATCTGCCTGAGGCAGATCCGACAGGGGCCCATGGTGCGGGAAGATTCGACCTTGCATGTGTGGAACGGCCTCGCCAACAGCTTGCCCTGATAGGTTGTGTGCAGCCGTTGACCTGCGATCGTCCTGAATTTCTTCTTTGGGGTGGTCAACGAAGAATGGAAAGACGAGCTGCGGGGTTTTTGGCCCAGATTGGAACGGCCAGGTTTTTGGTAAGGGGTTTGGACGTGGTTGGTAAGGCGGTTATTTGTTTGTGGTAACCCGCCTGCCGGAGGGGCGGGCGGGGTTTGGGGTGGTGGGGTTTTATTCCCAGTAGTCGGGGGTTTGGCGGGCGCGTTGGCCGTAGAGTGTCCGCATGTCGAGGTCGCCGAGTTCGACGCGTTTGGCGGCTGCGGTCATTCGGTTGATGATGGAGTCGCTGGCGAGGATTCCGGGCATTGCTTGGGACCAGTGACTGGGCCCGGATTGGGTGACGAAGATGGTTGAGCGTCGGTTGTCGCGTGCTCCTAGTATGGCCAGTAGGTCGCTTTGGGTTGATGCGTCGATTGCGACGATGGCGAAGTCATCGATGATCAGTAGGTCGACGTCGATGAGTGTGCTGAGTGTTTCTTCGTGCTTGTATGCATCTGCCCGAGTGACCGCCAGCATTCTGGGAAGGTCGTAAAACCGAATGTAGTGGACGGTGTATCCGTTGATGCAGGCGGCCACGCCGATGGCTGAGGCTATGTAGGTCTTCCCGCCTCCTGTTGCAGAACGGATGACAACGGTTGTTGGGGTGTGCCAGTCGGCGTTTGCGTAGCGTGCCATGCGTTTGGCATTGATGCCGCGGCCTGCGGGGTATTCAATCTCGGCGATCGTGGCCTGGGGATACGGGATCTGCGAGTCGGCGATCGCTTTGTTGATTTGGCGTATGCGTCGTTCTTGGAGTTGTTCATCGACCGCGGCTTTTACAAGCTCTTCTACTGGGAGCAATGCTTCTTCATCGGCGGCGATGTTTAGAACGCGTTTTTTGAAGTGCTTTGGTGGTGATCGTGAAGCGCCAGAGTGGGCATCGTGTAGTGGTGATGTTGGCTCTGGCGCTTGGTGGTGTGTGTGGTTAGGTCAGTCGCATGTTGGGCCCGTCGAGGTTGATGATTTCGGCGCCGCCGATGAGGCGGTTGAGTAGTGATTCTGCGACGACTTTATCGGGGATGGATTCGTACCATTGTTCTGGTACGAATTGTGATGTGATCATGGTGGATCCGCGGTGTTCTCGTGTTGCCAGGATGTTAAAGAGGGCGTGAGCGGTGTCGCCGTGGATTGGGGTGGTGAGGAAGTCGTCGAGGACTAGGAGATCTATTTGGGCAAGCCGCGTGGTGAGTTCGAGGCGTTTTGGATCTGTGAAGTCTAGGACGGCGAGTTGGGCTGCGAGCTCGTTGGTTCGATAGAACAGGGCGGTGTGTTCGCGGCGGCATGCTGCGTTGAGCAGGGCTTCGGCGAGGTAGGTTTTACCGACCGATGATTTACCAAGGATTACAACGTTGGTGTTGTTGGTGATCCATTGACAGGCGGCGAGGCGTGTTATTGACTCGCGGTTGAGGGTGCGGTCTGGCCGGTAATGGAGCTCTTCTATGCAAGCATCAGGGTTTGGCGACTGGGATTGCTTGAGTAGTTTGGCGATTTTTCGTTCCTGCCGGGCTGCGACCTCTTTGTCCAGCGCGTACGCAACTTTTTGGCTGAATGTCCAGTGATCGAACGCGGGATCGTTGGCGATGTCGATGGCCGCTTCACCGAATGCTGTTAAGCGCAGTTTGGTGAATGCGGGTAGCCATGTGTGGTCGAGGTGAATTGTGGGGTCGGTCATCGCGTTGTTCCTTCTTGCTGTTCGACGCCTGGATTAGTGGTGAGATTGCCGAGGCGGAATTGATCGGCGCCGCCAAGCATGCCGTTTCTGTTTGCAAGCAGCGGCAACGCTGTTTGGGATCCGCGCTGCGGATCTGACATGGCGCTGCGAGTACTGGCCTCTGGGCGTGAGGCGGCCTCTGCACGAATAGCCGCCATCATCGTTTTCACCGCTGTATACGACACGGCTCGTGGCTTGTCTCCTGCAGTCAGGCGTTGGCAGGCAAGTTCAAGGATGCCTTTATTGTCTCCCTTGCCCAGCGACAAGATTGACCGTGCTGGCTGGTAAGCCTGGGCGATGATTGGGCGGGAAGCCAATAATGAATCCATCGCTCGGCGGGTTGCGGGCCCGATACGGGATGCTTGGGAGCGAAAATAGTCGGCTGACCACAAATTACCCGGCACTTCCAGCCCGGGAGGGCCATGTAATTCAGCTTCCGTGGAATACGCCCCCCGCCGCGTTGCTTTAGCGTGTTGAGCGACAAGGGCCCCATCGTGAAATACATCAACCGCCATACCGCGAATCCGCACGTCGTCGGTGCTGCCGATGAGGGTATACGGCACCGAATAGTGGGCGGTATCAAAAGTGATGTGCCAGTTGGGCGCCACCTTTGATTTGCGCCATTGGACCGGCTCGTATGGCCTGGCTGGCAGAGCCCCAAGAAATGAAGCCTCGCATTCGGTAAAGATCTGCCGGCGCGAGACCTGCTGATCCCGAAACGGCACATGATCATTGATCGCGTCGACCTGGGCAGCAATCGCCGCATTCAAATCATCCAGCCAAGCAAACGATCGGTTCTTAAGTTTTCCGATGACCCGACTGCTGACAACTTTTACGCCTGCTTCGACGTTTCCCTTATATGTCGGCGACGCCGCGGGCGTGGCATAGGCAGCCGTGCCGTAATGCGCCAAAAACTCCTCATACGCATCATTGATCCTTCGCGGTCCGCGCCCGCTACGATGGACCGAATTCGTCGCGGTCGCAGCATTATCCGGCACAATCACCTCGGCAACACCGCCAAAATACTCAAACGCCAAGCGATGAGCCTCATGCCAGTTATGCTGACGCTCATCCAGCCTGCCCGTCGCAAAAATCATCCCTGAATACGGCAGCGTCGCAACAAAAATACTGACCCTCGTACGCTTGCCCGTCACAGGATCCTTCAGATGCATCTTGGTACCCGCCCAATCCACCTGCATCGTCGCCCCCGGCGAATGCACAATCCTCGCGGTAAAACCCCGAGACGCCACATCAGCTGCCACAATCTGACGAAATCGCTCATACGAATAGTGCCGCAACCCAATCGGCGCAGGCTGCTCAACATAGCTAGCCCACAACACATTCAACGGTGTTTTCTTCCGACCGGTCCGCGCAGCGATCACCACATCCATATCGATCGGCACAAACTTATCCGACACAGCCCGACGCCGATCACCAACAATCCTGGCAAGATCCTCATCCGACAAACCACGAATCTGCTCCACCGAGGTAATCCCCTGGGAGGCCATAGCCTTCACAGCTTTAGAAATGGTCGCCAGACACGGCACCCGTCTGCGCCGAAATGACACGATACGGCACCTTGTCCAACGCAAGCCGCATCACCTTACGGTAGTCAACCATCGTTGACTCCTTTCTAACACCACATGACCCAGTGCCATGCGGTACTAGAAAGACTGACTCAAACCCCCACCACGCGCTACACGATACTCACTCTAACGCTTCACGAACGTCACCACGCCGCTTCAAAAAACACGTTCCTAACAGGCGATGTGTT
Proteins encoded:
- a CDS encoding ATP-binding protein, which codes for MLPVEELVKAAVDEQLQERRIRQINKAIADSQIPYPQATIAEIEYPAGRGINAKRMARYANADWHTPTTVVIRSATGGGKTYIASAIGVAACINGYTVHYIRFYDLPRMLAVTRADAYKHEETLSTLIDVDLLIIDDFAIVAIDASTQSDLLAILGARDNRRSTIFVTQSGPSHWSQAMPGILASDSIINRMTAAAKRVELGDLDMRTLYGQRARQTPDYWE
- a CDS encoding ATP-binding protein, whose amino-acid sequence is MTDPTIHLDHTWLPAFTKLRLTAFGEAAIDIANDPAFDHWTFSQKVAYALDKEVAARQERKIAKLLKQSQSPNPDACIEELHYRPDRTLNRESITRLAACQWITNNTNVVILGKSSVGKTYLAEALLNAACRREHTALFYRTNELAAQLAVLDFTDPKRLELTTRLAQIDLLVLDDFLTTPIHGDTAHALFNILATREHRGSTMITSQFVPEQWYESIPDKVVAESLLNRLIGGAEIINLDGPNMRLT
- the istA gene encoding IS21 family transposase, whose product is MASQGITSVEQIRGLSDEDLARIVGDRRRAVSDKFVPIDMDVVIAARTGRKKTPLNVLWASYVEQPAPIGLRHYSYERFRQIVAADVASRGFTARIVHSPGATMQVDWAGTKMHLKDPVTGKRTRVSIFVATLPYSGMIFATGRLDERQHNWHEAHRLAFEYFGGVAEVIVPDNAATATNSVHRSGRGPRRINDAYEEFLAHYGTAAYATPAASPTYKGNVEAGVKVVSSRVIGKLKNRSFAWLDDLNAAIAAQVDAINDHVPFRDQQVSRRQIFTECEASFLGALPARPYEPVQWRKSKVAPNWHITFDTAHYSVPYTLIGSTDDVRIRGMAVDVFHDGALVAQHAKATRRGAYSTEAELHGPPGLEVPGNLWSADYFRSQASRIGPATRRAMDSLLASRPIIAQAYQPARSILSLGKGDNKGILELACQRLTAGDKPRAVSYTAVKTMMAAIRAEAASRPEASTRSAMSDPQRGSQTALPLLANRNGMLGGADQFRLGNLTTNPGVEQQEGTTR